A stretch of the Cucurbita pepo subsp. pepo cultivar mu-cu-16 chromosome LG16, ASM280686v2, whole genome shotgun sequence genome encodes the following:
- the LOC111776714 gene encoding UBP1-associated protein 2A-like, producing the protein MARKRKLDSSKSSEPPKKLQQQEAQAVLDESKPLNEPLKEVVAEDLSNYEVVEEEDDADQDDDNEGEEEEEEEEEEEEDDEEEEDDEGDANVDNHHQAPDISSSSAAAATTSDDDDEDEPIPNLLDPFGKDQLINLLCEASEKHADVAERIRTVADADPTHRKIFVHGLGWDTNAETLISVFKEYGEIEDCKAVCDKVSGKSKGYGFILFKKRSGARKALKEPQKKIGNRMTACQLASVGPVPTSSAVAAPQGPPASEYTQRKIYVSNVGADVDPQKLLTFFSQFGEVDEGPLGLDKTTGKPKGFCLFVYKTIESARKALLEPHKNFEGHVLHCQKAIDGPKPGKSQHQHHTQNAPFQRNKNPNYAGGATSGSGHLMAPAGPGVGYNQGPPQALNPALGQALTALLAGQGAGLGLTNLLGTIGSTSGLNPVIQGAGPGVQGGYGSQANISPGVMGYGSQSGLQGGYPTQHMGQGGTGRGGQHGVGQYGGPGGYMGH; encoded by the coding sequence ATGGCAAGGAAGCGAAAGCTCGACTCCTCTAAATCCTCCGAGCCTCCTAAGAAGCTCCAACAGCAAGAAGCTCAAGCCGTCCTCGACGAGTCCAAGCCCCTGAATGAACCCCTCAAGGAAGTCGTTGCTGAGGATCTTTCGAATTACGAGGTGGtcgaggaagaagacgatgccGATCAAGACGATGATAACGagggggaggaggaggaggaggaggaggaggaggaggaggaggatgacgaggaggaggaggatgatGAAGGCGATGCGAATGTCGATAACCACCATCAAGCCCCCGATatttcctcctcctccgccgctgCTGCAACTACTTctgacgacgacgacgaagaCGAGCCAATTCCGAATCTCTTGGATCCTTTCGGCAAGGACCAGCTTATAAATCTGCTTTGCGAAGCGTCGGAGAAGCATGCGGATGTGGCTGAAAGGATTCGAACGGTTGCTGATGCGGACCCGACCCACCGCAAGATTTTTGTTCACGGGCTAGGTTGGGATACAAATGCCGAAACTTTGATCAGTGTGTTTAAGGAATATGGTGAGATTGAGGACTGCAAAGCTGTCTGTGATAAGGTCTCTGGTAAGTCCAAGGGTTATGGTTTCATCCTCTTCAAGAAGCGCAGTGGAGCTCGGAAAGCTCTGAAGGAACCCCAGAAGAAGATTGGCAATAGGATGACTGCCTGTCAGTTGGCTTCGGTCGGGCCTGTTCCAACGTCTAGTGCGGTGGCGGCCCCCCAAGGACCACCTGCTTCCGAATATACGCAGAGGAAGATTTATGTGAGCAATGTCGGAGCTGATGTTGACCCCCAGAAGTTGCTCACTTTCTTTTCCCAGTTCGGTGAAGTTGATGAAGGACCATTGGGGCTTGACAAGACGACGGGTAAGCCTAAAGGTTTCTGTCTATTTGTGTACAAGACGATAGAAAGTGCGAGGAAGGCATTGTTGGagccccacaaaaattttgagggtCATGTCTTGCATTGTCAGAAGGCGATCGACGGTCCCAAGCCAGGGAAGTCTCAGCACCAGCATCATACACAAAATGCGCCGTTTCAGAGGAATAAGAATCCTAATTATGCAGGTGGGGCGACATCTGGATCGGGACACTTGATGGCGCCTGCAGGGCCTGGTGTTGGTTATAACCAAGGACCTCCACAAGCATTGAACCCGGCTCTTGGCCAGGCCCTTACTGCTTTGCTAGCGGGTCAGGGTGCTGGGTTGGGACTGACTAATTTGTTAGGGACAATCGGATCTACTTCAGGGCTTAATCCAGTCATACAAGGCGCTGGACCTGGAGTACAAGGTGGGTATGGGAGTCAAGCAAATATAAGCCCTGGAGTGATGGGATATGGAAGTCAAAGTGGTTTGCAGGGTGGATATCCAACCCAACATATGGGACAGGGTGGAACTGGAAGAGGAGGGCAGCATGGGGTTGGGCAGTATGGTGGTCCTGGCGGTTATATGGGGCACTAG